gctcccaagcatgcaacacagagaaggtgtgtgtccccacccgtgatgtagcgtgggcagggaggaacacactttctgaaattgcagCTCTCACTCGCcatctctatctattttattttctcttttttttgttaatctactgatatttaacaaaaagggtggaaaatctctggatatagacagacaaaaacaccaaatagacagacaggttcacacagatcgcttgctgaaggctcagaagctagttcctgtttgttttcacggacgctttatagcttccggtcgatgacgtcatcacgccgacgatcgatcttttttccgatggaatggttctacaggcgcttcacgacgcattaacgcagaggcgttctcacagcgttttgacgcagctcgagttccccgaaagggaactacaaaattcgactgctttacggcatatacgtcactacCACCAatacccacacttccttaaattcggacgtgcgagcccaactttgttttgtcggataatatagtcatgtccgaagcagcagagacaaataagaaagaaaaggttttgttggaggaaagcaataagaggaaatgaaaaagtgatcggattaaagacaggacgaggatcaacattggaccagggcatgagctgaaggaggcgtgcccgacagatgctgtcctgcttgttatggtgattacctaccactcaaacattgaactgaagtatcatatagattcggtaaaatggtaaccaatagactactataatgacactggcttgtaaacgtgagcatcgcgattatttggcatttgaaaaaaataaaacccatgaaattatattcatatgacatgctgaaacatatgccactgactgtaactgggatgaagacatttcacacgcaacgccagaagaacacctgcatgtgaactcctgcagtgttcaggggaactgttagtgctgcaccaacctgcagggacgcttttatgaaaaTTTTTGGCatgccccgcaccactgtatatatttttacaacccgccccgcaccagcGACCATTAAACAGACATACGGGGTCCACGGGTTATGAggcgacccacgcatcactagttcaggactatcagggttgtcatgtcaacaaatgcacgtgtgatggcatcccctgttgcaggatgacagagtttacgaccgtagttgaggacattattttttcccaactgtagggggaccccgagagcaaaagttacccagtgctgtTTTAAAATACACCCGCCTAAagtattattaggaacacctgttcaatttctcattaatgcaattgtctaatcaaccaatcccaTGGCAGtttcttcaatgcatttagaggTGTTGTCCTGGTCAAGGCAATCTCCTGAAccccaaactgaatgtcagaatgggaaagaaaggggatttaaaggtcccattcttcgcgattccatctttcaaactttagttagcgtgaaatgttgctgttggaacataaataatacctgtaaaatgataaagctcaaagttcaatgccaagcgagatattttacttaacagaagttccctttcaaagccgacAGTTTGCATGTCTGGCTgccaggtagtaggcctcgccaGGCCTTCCTGAGGGTGAACTCCACTGTTTGGACACTTGCGCAGctagcatgggtggcttctggtgTTGATGGCATCATTGGCCTCCCTGAGGGGACCAGTAAAGCCATCTCCCTGTGGCCTTTAATAACAGCTAGCCTCAACGGTGCCAGGTGGAGGCTCCTTCAGGCCTCCCTGGGGGGGAACGAGCCCCTTGGATGGGAACACATAACTGGCTTTatgctgacagctagtggttgccCGCTGTTGGGTCCCGGCCTTAGCCGGCAATACCCGAGGGCAGGCTCATGCCCTAGCACGACGAGACGCCGTTTCTGCTGCACGGACCCTTCAGGACAGGTTTACAGCATGGTTTCcctacagcatggtttacctaccaggcaggcttaagagctccccttaCTGAGGGTAGTCTGCGAGCTTACAGCCGCCTGAGCCTGATCAGACGGtcaggcccccctcggggcctcccggttAGATCAGCCCGTAGGCCTGTccggcctcctgagcacccctgtaatatgtgttcagtagatcctaggatcgagcagaagagactcccctcgctGGCAAGGGTTAGAAAGCACTAttctgagtactgctctccaggattcccgtctccgagttccggttTGAGGAAGACAGTGTCAGTTTGCAGtacctcagtctggatgctcatgagtAAGCAAAAGTCTGGAGTCTCTGTTTCtaaacagacagggttggccatgCCGGGGTGTTCTACATAAGTGATGCTAAGTCAGGCCTCCCTAGTGGCACTAGTGGTGAAGGTTTTCCCGAATAGTGACCGGCTGGGGCGCCCTCAGgccccctagccacattcccttaaagggacCCCTTCTGTTGAAGTAGTTGGGCgctttgcaaggcgcccttatatacttactggtcgcaccttgatgacatcataggctgtcgctgGTCAATAGGATTGCCATGATTTGATAGTagttcagacaccggtcacgctcgAGGCGTTCCACGTAGCGTCGGCTGACGCACCGTCTCGTTCCCtgggttacagtcgtaaccggggacgttttcTACTGAAATGAAATTTTACTTGaatatttttgtgctttttggacatgcgcatcataataaataggcctgttttacaaaactttaagaattttcccataaatgtgtcatatatcAATGAAAATGGGAGAATCTCAGCTTTATTATGGTATATGTCTCATATGCAGGATAATTATGCATCATATGTgttgcagttttaaaaataagctttgtgtttacattggaatttctcaaaaacatgattttctgagCCCGAAAATCAGCAACTATTTAACATAGACATACTCAGTTAATATTGGAGATATCAATGTAATATTTTAACAGAATGTTCTTTACATTATGTAGGATGATTTTAGGTAGAAAACAGTGAATCACAAAAAATGACTTTAGCTGGGTTTTTACAGACAGGGTCACATATGAGAGACTGTACTGCAtcagtttgaaaaaaaatcaaccaaGTCCTCACAAAAATCAGGAACAGCCTGTGGAAATCTCCATAAATGAGGACGATTGAAATATTCTAAGGAAATACGTGTTTAGCTGATATTTTAAACCAGCAGTAAAATTAAGCACAGATAATAATCAGATATGCTGTCAATATACAAGGTCAAAGTTAGAAATGTTGATTTGGTGGATAAGATTAATGTAAaaagcagaagaaaaaaaccGGTCTAATTTATTCCTAATGCCAGAGCTAATTTGCTTTCACGTTTCTTTCTTACTGGTCCTCCTATTACACATTTACCATCCTTACTCAGAGATTATAACTTTCATTTGCTGATgtacaacataaaaaaatcctCAAATACTCACTATACAAGGAAGCATAAAGGAATATATGAGATCAGTGACTCTTTATACAagactgttataaaaattatacatttatcatTTATCCTCTGGGAAAACACTAAAGTATTCTGATGATGGATTCAATATTTTTAGAGTCACAATGTGTTTAGCTGTTATTCTAAACCATTTATAAAACAGAGCATAGATAAGCGGATTCATACAGGAATTCATGTATACAATCCAGCATGTTACATTAAGTTGAACTGATTCTGTTGACTCATTTCCTTCAATAAGTGTGACAATATAGTATGGTATCCAACACATGAAGAAAACTGTGACAACAATCCCCAGAGTTTTTCCTGCCTTTCTTTGTGACCTGCTGACACCTGCGACAGAATTTACAACCTTTGCCTGATGATTTGCAACACAGAATATTTTCACATATACCGACATGATTACAGAAGAAGGAGCGACAAAAGTGACTATGAGATCTGTGACAAAATGTTCAAATTTAAAAGAAACTTTACAGTCTCCGTAACACTTGTCATGTGTCTCTGGGTAAAACATAGTATTGTGTAATATAATGACAGAATATATGCCACAGCACAGCCAGTTTATAATAATGCAAAAAACAACTTTATCAGTTGTGACCCTTACTGTGTATCTCAAAGGGTCACTCACAGCAATGTAACGATCTACAGatataaaacataaattacCAAAAGATGCCGTAACaaccataaaaataataaataaaaatagaaaacaaaatgtattgCCAAAGTACCAGCATGATTCTATATATCTGATGCCCATAAATGGTATAATAATCAGTCCCACAATCAGGTCAGCCACAGCCAGAGAGAGAATGAGCATGTTGGTTGGAGTGTGAAGCTGCTTGAAGTGAGAGATGGAGATGATCACCAGCAGATTCAGAAACACAGTGAACACTGACAATAAAGAAATGAAAACATACAAAACAACATACTCCACTCTAGGTTTGATATCTTTGAAACATGACAAATTGTTGTCTGGAAAGCAATACTGTATTCCTTGACGGTTGGCTTCCATGATCCTTGTGTCAAACATTTCCACATTCATTATATCCTCATATGTTGCCTGGCCCTCATATGTAGTGCACCCCAAATGACCACTCTGAAGCTGTGGTACAATGTTCAAGCTGTCAGTTTGTGCCTTCCTTTACTGAGTCGACTCTAATTTAAATGTACAGAAAACAGGGACATCCTATTACTGCATTAAACCCGCCtactgtttaaatatttaaagcaTGCGATGAGGAATTGGATGATGTGTATAATATAGTGAATGTGTAAATAGTGAATGTGTAAGGCTCCCACATTGTTATCTTTTTGGACTTCTGAATATAAATACACCTGTAAAACATCTAAGGTCTTTGGATCAAACACTTGTATTGGTCTCAATGTATTAACTAAAGACCGGGTGATCtgctttttgtttagtttttttcttattttgtctTAAACTGTGGAACGCTCTACTACCCAGTCAACACGACATCaagactttgcgtaaacatacacaccACTTTCTAAAggcaagtggcgtgttatctatacacattttgagctatccgcgtgaatgtctatgccgtgtatgtctatgcctaaacgaaccatcatctccgcgtgtatgtctacgctgtgtgattccgccaacctgatctcacagaattaatatttattttatattttggagcaactaactccactcctacccacctaaacctacccactcttaACAATATAATACACATAACAGTTAACAGGcaaaaatgtacagtcacatgtatttattgcaaaaacggacccaaaaactgtataaaagtattaactcatgttgcagtccaagtcttctgaagtcatacgatatcttcatgtgaagaacagagttgatattaatgttttagtcactgaaatgatgatcgcgcctctttgtgaacagaacacacacacacttgttaatATTTCTGAGTCAAATGATACACGACTAACGAGACGACAAGTTTAGAATGACGCGATCAGTCAtaagacacacgacagccaatgctgtcaaagctgacctgacgttacttccggcggcaatatttgaaatttatttaacaaaaatgttTAGGTAAGAGTTTGAGTTAACTTgcgcgttcaaaatgtgtctgaatatccacaaggtaaatggatttataaacatactaaattatatttttttgaaaatgtaaaaatgcagaatgtttcttgtgatgggtaggtttaggggctgtgtgtgtgtgatgggtaggtttaggggtaggggtggTTTAGGGGGGTAGAAaaaacggcgttgataaacatgCTAAAAAGCGATTGTGCGTCtttatagcacgccaaaatggcatacgaattggcgtgtcatacattggccatttcatgagatcagtctgaccCAGTAGTTATTGTTTTCAtggatttttagtttttaattggTCACGTTTTACTGTGTTTGAGTTTCCCGCCACTCATCAGTTACCATGAACACTCATCATCATCACAACAGTTAATTTATCACCATGTGTATTTTAAGTTCCTCACATTCACTCATAGTTTTTGTGGTCTTGTTTGCATTAGTCTATGTATTgaggcggcagtggctcagtggttcatgtaggttgtctacaaaccggaaggttggtggttcgatccccggttcgacctgaccaagtgtcgaggtgtccttgagcaagacacctaaccccagctgctacCGATAAGCTGGATGGTGcgttacatggctgacatcgccgtcggtgtatgaatgggtgaatgtgaggcaaaaatgtaaagcactttggatggccatagggtctgttaaaagcactatataccATTCCCATTTACCAGTCcatttattacattattatacatttattaaacgCTTTTAAGTTTTTTCATCATCATCTGTACCATGTTAACAGAAGACTGGACCAAGAAATGGATTATGCAGAAAAAATAGCTGTGATTGGCCAAAAGggcattgatttaaaaaaaaaaatgttatacagAACAATTATGCCATTTGCCATTACCTACCTCTACTACGACAAGACATTCGCTTTTCTGGATCGGTGCCAACTACGACCACACTGTAGACCTCCCAGACAACTCAAGGCTAAAGAACATCTGTCCTGATCCAGAACACAGCCAGACTAAGAACCCAGCCCACCATAACCCTTGACCACGAAGACTTTGCATGAGCGAATTAAAAGCAACCGTCTGGTGTGATGCGTAAGCCAGAGCCCAAAGAGGAAGGGACCGCTCCAACTTTCGCCCTGAAACCAATGCCCCAGAGTGGATCTGACCAGGGGTGTAAAaagtcctgcacactgtgcaatttttcaaaacctttgcgaatgtaccttgtcagactgtacgaacaagatccccgatgtaagccacgtcacactgtaagatctcagttgtcattgaTATCAGACTGTTCGATGGTCAAGGCACGCTAAAAATGTACGtgcgcaagaaaactcgtccggacttctatatcatcaatgaatgatgcgctcggtgacagtgagctgcattaaaaTTGAGCACAGGACTGAAAtactggctacaaagaaatctctagctctcgttttggtcatagtttttcttgaaaaactgaaatatttgacggtcatcgtaggagaagtcacactgcaggattgtgcgcCAAATCTTCAGACACTGCCAGGATTTCGTCTAAgataaaatttgatcgcagtggtcattaatcggctgccgtaAACTTGCAAACTAACgatcaaagacgtcagattttagcctaggatcagaatTTTTAGTATTTGCAAAATGTGTCTCAATTTTCCCAAAGTCTTGGGCAAAATCGCAccgtgtgcacccggcttaagccAGCAACATTGGGAATACTGTTGGATTTGGACACAGGGTTCTAGCTGTTGGAGATACTGCCTCCCAACCTCAGTATTATCTGTTTGTTCTGAATCATCGCTCTTTTCAGATAGTACCAAGTCTGATACTTGTTTAACCCCCAGGGGAAGGCAGTGGTGCCGGCCAAACCACGTTGCTTGTTTTTAAGTGCAAAAGAGACTCAAAATACTCAGTTGATTTTGGTCATATAGACAAGACATCATTTGAAACAaagtgtctacttttatttgtaaatactcagaataaaaatgaaatgtgaTTTTTGCAAAATAAAGAAAGCAAACATGATCCGCAATCTGCCGTCTCCCTCTCAATGAAGTCCATTCTGATACTTGTCTCACAATCTGTTTCACAATCTATGTATACAAATTAATAGTTACTtcaaattttatttgtaattatgtgGAATTATGGAGggcattttaaacattaaattataaatgtgtttagctgcagaaataGAGTCAAATAGCTGatgcaataaatattaatacaagCTTCTGTTACTATATTGCACTATATTATTTTGGCGAGGTGaacgagcgagagacatggaaggagcgagcgagaccggggaCATGAATGCGAAAGAGCGTCACCTGTGagtcacaccggtctcgagtcctctcaggAGGGAGCTCGatggcatataaggacgagcgacaccagtcaaggatgagagaggaccaggcctggactttacgttgagttttgtttacgttttgttgCGTGTGTGCGGGCAATCGTCCGTGAGGGggtgcccgcggtttactttcattttgtttgtttatttatttacttaataaaagttgttaaacgtttgccggttcccgcctcctttcTTCCCTTCTATGAACTccgttacattggtgccgaaacccgggaggaaggtgGGACATGATGTCGAAGAGCTCTCGCGGCTGAGGGGAGCCACTCGTGGTCCTTcctcatccgcgctgcccgaactcctgAGCAGCGCGGATGAGAAAAGACCGCAAGTGGCTGCCCAAGGTGATGGTACTGGAGTGAGCGAAGACCGGTGGGACAGAGAGATCGATGCCGTGCCCCTTGGTTGAGGTGGGGTGACGGCCGTcctggagggagcggaggagttgcCGGCGTTCGCTgtgggccggagcctgctgtCGTCCGCCGTAATGGGGATGAGCAGGGAATGCTGCGCTCGCTGCCGGCTCCCTCAAGCGGAGGAGCCcccgccggccgccagggggcggaggaggatcgggcCGACCACCAGGCATCCAGCACCTTCGCATGGCActgcgaggaagagcctctcggctaGTGAGGTCAGAGTGGCAGTGTGTCCGGGAACCgtaacagaattttttttttcctctctccaCTCTCTCGTCCTGGCGAGGTAGCGAGgtggcgaggtgaacgagcGAGAAACATTAGAGGAGAGagcgagtcctctcatgagggagctcggaggcatttaaGGATGAACGAGACCAGTCAAGGACGAGaaaggaccaggcctggactttacgttgagttttgttaatgttttgtaATGTGTGTGTACAAATTGGGTCTCCTCACGAACGACTGCCTGCGGTTTACTttggttttgtttattatttgattaaaagttgttgaacgttctcCGGTTCCCGCCTTCTTCCTTCCATCTATGTACCCGTtacaattatattaaaattcAAAGTTTGTCATGCATCATCTCGGAAATAAAGCAGTTGGCATTATTTGTCTGAATAAGTTATGATGCGTGTATTTTACTTCCTGATTGAGTAACATCTATTTCAGActcttaagggggtcgcacaccggacgtaAAGCTCAGTGTTATGACCGGTCTGTTgttgaattaattattaatttaaccaTCATTTAAATCATTAAGCACTTCTAAATGCACCAAAAAAAATCATTGATGAAAAATCTGCAGTTAGTCTACTGTATGAACAAAAACAATACTACAGCAAAACATTAATACATACACTCAACAGCTCAAGTCGATTTCAGGTTACAAGGCATAAATCTTTATTCCGATTTCAGAATGTTCCCTTGTCTGTCCGCCGAGCTGATGTTCACTACTGTAATGAATATGGACAAAACGTTATAATTTATATGCTCAGGACGGTTGTGTTGTAAGAATGTATAGGGAAACATCAGATATAAAATCGGTGTCTCCTTAGGCAATGTGTTTTCAGTAAAATTGTATTAGCTTAGGAAATACCAATATGACGGCATGGGCAATCTGTCATGAGCAATCCTTCTAAATAGATAAGTGGTTAGATCCCCTTTTGCCATGACCCATCGAGGTATGGACTCCACCAGGCCCCTGAAGCTGTGCTggggtatctggcaccaagatgtcagcagcagatcctttaagtccagGTGCAAGATAAAGCCTCCATGGaccagacttgtttgttcagcacatcccacaaatgctcgattggattgagatctggggaatttgagGCCAAATCAACATCTctaactcgttgtgctcctcagaCTATTCCTGAACAATTTTCACATGGATGGCAAggaaatgtgattcatcagatcaAGCCACCCATTTCCATTTCTCCTTGGtctagttctgatgctcatgtgcatcagaagaattgacaaaaatgtataatgtgtaccttgaatgcaatgtaagtcgctttggataaaagcgtctgccaaatgcataaatgtaaaaatgtaaatgtaaatcagGGCTCTGTTGGCCCTTTCAGCGGTGGACAGGTGTCATCATgatcaccctgactggtctgcggctattagggctgcacgattaatcgaaattgaaccgcaatcgcgatttggcttgtgtgagattatgaaagctcaaaggctgcgattttaattaaataaataaatgcccagtgtgttagcaaagagcggctctgtgataaacgctgctccgtctgaaagactgcgagtttgagtcgcttataacgtgtgtttgaaaaagcaacacgagtcaaacatcttcacaaactagtgaagcgttcataaacctgtttaacaaaagacaacgtttaataacatgttttacctcacttcatatcgtcagtcgagtgtttgtacgctgatgtggcttctcatcacagagtgaggcagacaatgcgttattttataatattctatgtcaatcagcactgcattataatacactttgttattatgaaaatacccttgacggattgaagaactcaaatacaccatattttgctgcagtcgtgtttattgtcgtcatgtttaatcaaagcgcctctatcttctgtttacagcgttagcttcacatcatggatttcctgaaaactacCGTCATTACTTCTCTCAGGCAAATGTGGCGTTTTCCactcgagggcgccctctggctttcagtatgaattaaaaacttttgggtaatcaataataagaaaataatacttaatacattttaaaacttaataaacttaaaaaaaatatacatttattggacaatccatgtttttcttcaatgtacaggagttttttccccccacagtggatgcacaagaggttcatatttcatattaaagacagactttaagaaattgatatcacagataaacaatcttatatttaattttttttacaataactccttaggcttagacctttctaatgtttttagtcgtaggctgtctgcatattaataggtaacccagcagtttttttttttttttttttttttggggggggggtacgttttctgtaaaatattacaaaaataataataataataataataataataataataataataataataataataataataattagtattattatattgttatatttattctgacatactctttttttatttgtaattatgaaaatgttattgtaatggtaatatttcttattttaaaaaatatttttttgcagtaataataatcataataattattattagtcacattaatataaaaacacaaaatgttatatacacacacttttcatttgtaaaaaataataataacaataatcacattttaaatcgcaatcgcaattatatattttccccaaatcgtgcagccccatacgtaacaaactgcaatgcactgtgtattctgacacctttctatcagaaccagcattaacttcttaaaCAATTTGAGCGGCAGTagctgtttgatcggaccacacaggggTTTTGAAGTTGGGTGCACCAGTGctaccaaataaaaaaaataattttgagcccttttttatattttttcatcTTAAAAGTTAGAAATGCTGAAATAAAAATCATGAAAAAGCGTACTTGGAGTCTATTTGCATCTGTCAGTCTGTTTAGTGTTAAATAACCTTTTTGCCACTGTTTAATTATTTAcatagatttattttttatttattttttaataattttaaattaacatttataaAGTGATGTGGGTAGTTGGCATGAAATTCCAAGCAGTGTGACAAGCTACACTACTGTTTTCTAAAGCATAGATTACTAAGAAATAATAAGTACTGTGCAATGACACAATATATAGATCATTTATCCTCTGGGAAAACACTAAAGTATTCTGATGATGGATTGAATATTTTTAGAGTCACAATGTGTTTAGCTGTTATTCTAAACCATTTATAAAACAGAGCATAGATAAGCGGATTCATACAGGAATTCATGTATACAATCCAGCATGTTACATTAAGTTGAACTGATTCTGTTGACTCATTTCCTTCAATAAGGATGACAATATAGTATGGTATCCAACACATAAAGTAAACTATTACAACAATACCCAAAGTTTTTGCTGCCTTTTTTTGTGACCTGCTGACACCTGTGACAGAATTTACAACCTTGGCCTGATGATTTGCAACACAGaatattttcatatatataaaCATGATTACTGAAGAAGGAGTGACAAAAGTGACTATGAGGTCCGTGACAACATGTTCAAATTTAAAAGAAACTGTACAGTCTCCGTAACACTTGTCATGTGTCTCTGGGTAAAACATAGTATTATATAAGATAAGGACAGAATATATACTAGAACATAGCCAGTTTATAATAATGCAAAAAACAACTTTATCAGTTGTGACCCTTACTGTGTATCTCAAAGGGTCACTCACAGCAATGTAACGATCTACAGATATAAAGACTAAATTACCAAGAGATGCTGAAACAACCACAAAAACAaagaataaaaatagaaaacagaatGTCTTTCCAAAGTACCAGCAGGTTTCTATGAATCTGATGCCCATTAATGGTATAATAATCAGTCCCACAATCAGGTCAGCCACAGCCAGAGAGAGAATGAGCATGTTGGTTGGAGTGTGAAGCTGCTTGAAGTGAGAGATGGAGATGATCACCAGCAGATTCAGAAACACAGTGAACACTGACAATAAAGAAATGAAAACatacaataaaatatactcCACTTCAGGTTTGATATCTTTGAAACATGACAAATTGTTGTCTGGAAAGCAATGCTGTATTCTTTGCCTGTTGTCCTCCATAATCCTcgagtaaaatattttttacagttgatTACATCCACGTAGTTCAAGCTGTCAGTTTGAAATTTCTTTCTTCACTGACTTGACTGAACTTATATGTACAGAAAAAAAGGGACATCCAATGAAATGTTAGGTTTGTTTATACTACATTAAACCCACCtactatttaaatatgcataGCATTTGCatagtgactacgtttacatgtgCACCAATAGGACTTAATGACAATAAGATGTTTACATGACAAAAGCAAACCTCTTCACTCCCAAGTTTTCATTGTGATTATGCTctaaaaaataaagttattttacCACAGTTACTCACATACCACAGTGTATAGCACAATGATAAACACTGATaaacacaaaattaaaaatCCCTGAGAAAAGGGAACAAGACATTGCATCCTAGAAGAGCGCTAtagaagtatataagggcgccctGCAAAAATGACGTTCACCTTAACATCTGAAGGGACTGCTTGTtaggcaggccccgaggcatggcaaaGAGATGCAGTCTTGTGTCCCATGTTTTCAGGGAACATAgattacatacgtaacctgagatgTTCCcttttcgaaagggaactcgtaCTGCGTTCCTAGAATACTTTGTGGAATGATATACCCAA
The window above is part of the Pseudorasbora parva isolate DD20220531a chromosome 23, ASM2467924v1, whole genome shotgun sequence genome. Proteins encoded here:
- the LOC137062957 gene encoding trace amine-associated receptor 13c-like, with amino-acid sequence MEDNRQRIQHCFPDNNLSCFKDIKPEVEYILLYVFISLLSVFTVFLNLLVIISISHFKQLHTPTNMLILSLAVADLIVGLIIIPLMGIRFIETCWYFGKTFCFLFLFFVFVVVSASLGNLVFISVDRYIAVSDPLRYTVRVTTDKVVFCIIINWLCSSIYSVLILYNTMFYPETHDKCYGDCTVSFKFEHVVTDLIVTFVTPSSVIMFIYMKIFCVANHQAKVVNSVTGVSRSQKKAAKTLGIVVIVYFMCWIPYYIVILIEGNESTESVQLNVTCWIVYMNSCMNPLIYALFYKWFRITAKHIVTLKIFNPSSEYFSVFPEDK
- the LOC137062429 gene encoding trace amine-associated receptor 13c-like, with translation MNVEMFDTRIMEANRQGIQYCFPDNNLSCFKDIKPRVEYVVLYVFISLLSVFTVFLNLLVIISISHFKQLHTPTNMLILSLAVADLIVGLIIIPFMGIRYIESCWYFGNTFCFLFLFIIFMVVTASFGNLCFISVDRYIAVSDPLRYTVRVTTDKVVFCIIINWLCCGIYSVIILHNTMFYPETHDKCYGDCKVSFKFEHFVTDLIVTFVAPSSVIMSVYVKIFCVANHQAKVVNSVAGVSRSQRKAGKTLGIVVTVFFMCWIPYYIVTLIEGNESTESVQLNVTCWIVYMNSCMNPLIYALFYKWFRITAKHIVTLKILNPSSEYFSVFPEDK